In the Gossypium raimondii isolate GPD5lz chromosome 9, ASM2569854v1, whole genome shotgun sequence genome, one interval contains:
- the LOC105800642 gene encoding plastid-lipid-associated protein 6, chloroplastic, whose protein sequence is MASSSFLLESPASIFSSSSIKAPLYLPKPYPFIVSVKRRRPERKRNPVLKSAVGDVSVVDTPPPPPPPPQDAKSELISSLKLKLLGIVSGLNRGLAANQDDLGKADDAAKELETVAGPVDLLTDLDKLQGRWKLIYSSAFSSRTLGGSRPGLPTGRLLPVTLGQVFQRIDVISKDFDNIAEIELGAPWPLPPLEVTATLAHKFEIIGSSKIKITFEKTSVKTRGTFSQLPSLDVPRIPDALRPPSNPGSGDFDVTFIDADTRITRGDRGELRVFVIS, encoded by the exons ATGGCTTCTTCAAGTTTTCTTCTAGAATCCCCGGCGTCTATCTTCTCTTCTTCCTCCATTAAAGCTCCTCTCTATCTCCCGAAACCCTACCCTTTTATTGTTAGCGTGAAACGGCGCCGTCCCGAAAGGAAGCGAAATCCTGTTTTAAAATCGGCTGTTGGAGATGTCTCCGTCGTTGACACCCCACCGCCGCCGCCGCCTCCACCTCAAGATGCTAAATCTGAACTCATTTCTTCTTTGAAGCTTAAATTACtg GGTATTGTTTCTGGGCTGAATAGAGGTCTTGCTGCGAACCAAGATGATCTCGGAAAAGCAGATGATGCCGCCAAGGAACTCGAAACGGTTGCTGGACCTGTGGACTTATTGACCGATCTTGATAAGCTGCAAGGGAGATGGAAACTGATATACAGCAGTGCATTCTCGTCTCGTACACTCGGCGGGAGCCGTCCTGGACTTCCCACTGGAAGGTTGCTCCCCGTAACTCTCGGCCAG GTTTTTCAGAGAATTGATGTCATAAGCAAAGATTTTGATAATATAGCAGAAATTGAATTGGGAGCTCCATGGCCATTGCCTCCACTTGAAGTTACTGCTACCTTAGCTcacaaatttgaaatcataG GATCTTCGAAGATCAAAATAACATTCGAGAAAACGAGTGTGAAAACTAGAGGGACCTTTTCTCAGCTTCCGTCATTGGATGTACCTCGGATTCCCGACGCTTTGAGGCCTCCATCTAATCCAGGGAGCGGCGACTTTGATGTTACCTTCATTGATGCCGATACCCGAATCACCAGAGGAGATAGAGGTGAGCTTAGGGTTTTTGTCATCTCATAA